A part of Rhinoderma darwinii isolate aRhiDar2 chromosome 1, aRhiDar2.hap1, whole genome shotgun sequence genomic DNA contains:
- the LOC142665831 gene encoding uncharacterized protein LOC142665831 has translation MFLLPNDPPRMDKDRNEMSRRILDFTLEIIYLLSGEEYTIVKKTSGDCTTPIIHESGGWSSSPITEPPPHSRIHEKKILELIYKMTQLLTGEVPIRCQDVTVYFSMEEWEYLEGHKDLYEEVMMEDYRPRTSQDGSSRRNPPERCPSPLYSQDCPEENHNVPENYQGEGLANIKVEDEEEEQVRGDQSCKSEAEDEAEQWVRGDQPCKSEVEEEIPGGVTTENPSKNSEGNFMLSINYKVEDEDIIQQSSRENLITLNVHPGLHITDLSYNSPNHEEPSNQSQIIATSTAQKESKRFQCGKQLTKISGLYTNRIILAGEKPYSCSLCEKWFTRKTSLVVHKRIHTGEKPYSCSGCGKCFSKKSHLVTHERIHSGEKPYSCSDCGKCFTHKSHLVIHQRIHTGEKPYTCSECGKCFRDKSSLLKHERSHTGEKPYSCSECEKRFPDKSSLVKHSRSHTGEKPYSCSECGKCFTRKPNLAIHERIHTGEKPYSCKECGQCFTTKCKLKGHEKHHTNLISL, from the exons atgtTCCTTCTCccgaatgacccaccaaggatggacaaggacaggaatgagatgagcagaagaatattagacttcaccttggagatcatctacctgttgagcggagag gagtacaccatagtgaagaagacatcgggtgactgtacgactcccatcatccatgagtcaggaggatggagcagtagtcccatcacagagcctccccctcactcccggatacatgagaagaagatcttagaactgatctacaagatgactcagctgctgactggagag gttcctataaggtgtcaggatgtcactgtctatttctccatggaggagtgggagtatctagaaggacacaaggatctgtacgaggaggtcatgatggaggactaccggccccgcacatcacaag atggttcCAGTagaagaaatccaccagagagatgtcccagtcctctgtattcccaggactgtccagaggaaaatcacaatgtcccagagaattatcag ggggaaggtcTGGCTAatattaaagtggaggatgaagaagaagagcagGTGAGGGGAGATCAATCGTGTAAGAGTGAAGCGGAGGATGAAGCAGAACAgtgggtgaggggcgatcaaccgtgtaagagtgaagtggaggaggaaattccaggaggtgttaccacag aaaatcccagtaagaactctgagggaaacttcatgtTATCGATAAATTacaaagtagaagatgaagatatcatcCAGCAGTCTTCAAGAGAAAACCTAATTAcccttaatgtacatccaggacttcacatTACAGATCTATCATATAATTCCCCTAATCACGAGGAACCTTCTAACCAATCGCAGATTATTGCTACCAGTACAGCTCAGAAAGAGagtaaaaggtttcaatgtggtaaacaGCTCACAAAAATCTCAGGCCTTTATACAAACAGAATAATTCtcgcaggagagaagccatattcatgttcactaTGTGAGAAATGGTTTACACGAAAAACAAGTCTTGTTGTACATaaaagaattcacacaggagagaagccgtactcCTGTTCaggatgtggaaaatgtttttcaaaaaaatcacatcttgttacacatgagagaattcactcaggagagaagccgtattcttgCTCAgattgtgggaaatgttttacacacaaatcacatcttgttatacatcagagaattcacacaggagaaaagccgtatacatgttcagaatgtgggaaatgttttagagataaatcaagtcttcttaaacatgagagaagtcacacaggagagaagccatattcatgttcagaatgtgagaaACGGTttccagataaatcaagtcttgttaaacattcGAGAAGTCACaccggagagaagccatattcatgttcagaatgtgggaaatgttttacacgaaAACCAAATCTTGctatacatgagagaattcacacaggggagaaaccatattcatgtaaaGAATGTGGGCAATGTTTTACTACTAAATGCAAACTTAAAGGTCATGAGAAACACCACACAAATTTGATTTCTTTGTAA